In Bacillus marinisedimentorum, a genomic segment contains:
- a CDS encoding MBL fold metallo-hydrolase: MSVKSIKAGELFDKINSGEELFIFDVRNESDFSDWKVEGQKLDYLNIPYFELIDGVEEVMDKLPKDKEIVVVCAKEGSSKMVAEMVSEEGLDTRFLEGGMKSWSEYLYKTEVYQDDDIKVYQFVRVGKGCLSYMVVSGDEAVVVDPARFTEEYKEAAAADNVKITHIVDSHLHADHISGGRELAEDTGAKYYLMKSEGAKFDFEALENHDKIEFENVKLEVLAVKTPGHTPGSVSFFVNDKVLFSGDTIFVSGLGRPDLGGKVREWAKDLYETVYEKVSEIGDEVIVLPAHYADFDEEVNSEGYIGESLGHIRERNEIMMNKSEDEFVDHVAASASTETPPNFEEIVAINRGEMDADTEKQQELEIGPNRCAVHHTA, encoded by the coding sequence ATGAGTGTAAAATCAATTAAAGCAGGAGAACTTTTTGACAAGATCAACAGCGGTGAAGAATTGTTCATCTTTGACGTCCGCAATGAGTCTGATTTCAGCGATTGGAAAGTTGAAGGACAAAAGCTTGATTACTTGAATATCCCATACTTCGAATTGATTGATGGAGTAGAGGAAGTAATGGATAAGCTTCCAAAAGACAAGGAAATCGTCGTTGTCTGCGCAAAAGAAGGATCTTCGAAAATGGTAGCGGAAATGGTCAGCGAAGAGGGACTTGATACGAGGTTCCTTGAAGGCGGCATGAAATCATGGAGCGAATATCTGTACAAGACAGAAGTGTATCAAGATGATGACATCAAGGTGTACCAGTTTGTCCGTGTAGGCAAAGGCTGCCTTTCTTACATGGTCGTATCCGGCGATGAAGCAGTCGTTGTCGACCCGGCCCGTTTCACAGAAGAATATAAAGAAGCGGCTGCAGCTGATAATGTGAAAATTACGCATATTGTCGATTCACACCTTCATGCCGACCATATTTCCGGCGGCCGCGAGCTTGCGGAAGACACCGGCGCGAAATACTATCTCATGAAGAGCGAAGGCGCGAAATTCGACTTCGAAGCGCTTGAAAACCATGACAAAATCGAATTTGAAAACGTCAAGCTTGAAGTTCTTGCAGTTAAAACACCAGGACATACACCAGGAAGTGTATCATTCTTCGTAAATGATAAAGTCCTTTTCTCAGGTGATACGATTTTTGTAAGCGGGCTTGGACGTCCGGACCTCGGCGGAAAAGTGCGCGAATGGGCAAAAGATCTTTACGAAACAGTTTATGAGAAAGTTTCTGAGATCGGTGATGAAGTCATCGTGCTTCCTGCCCACTATGCCGACTTTGATGAAGAAGTGAACAGCGAAGGATATATCGGCGAATCGCTTGGCCATATCCGTGAGCGCAACGAAATCATGATGAATAAATCAGAAGATGAGTTCGTCGATCATGTTGCGGCTTCCGCAAGCACTGAAACACCGCCGAACTTCGAAGAAATCGTTGCAATCAACCGCGGGGAAATGGATGCCGATACCGAGAAGCAGCAAGAACTTGAAATCGGCCCGAACCGCTGTGCTGTCCACCATACTGCCTAA
- a CDS encoding rhodanese-like domain-containing protein — protein sequence MPVMDITPTSVNELHKTEGLNILDVREPYEFAAGKIPGSINIPLGFLLQSLDQLDKGKEYIVVCRSGNRSSLGSQLLESRGYKVKNMEGGLMSWTGDLN from the coding sequence ATGCCAGTAATGGATATTACACCGACATCAGTAAATGAGCTTCATAAAACAGAAGGATTGAACATCTTGGATGTACGCGAACCTTATGAGTTCGCTGCAGGAAAAATTCCTGGTTCCATAAATATCCCGCTCGGCTTCTTACTGCAGAGCCTGGATCAATTGGACAAAGGAAAAGAATATATTGTCGTTTGCAGGTCAGGAAACCGCAGCTCGCTTGGCTCACAGCTTCTTGAAAGCAGAGGTTACAAGGTGAAGAACATGGAAGGCGGCCTTATGTCCTGGACAGGGGACCTGAATTAA